Proteins co-encoded in one Corynebacterium lujinxingii genomic window:
- a CDS encoding lamin tail domain-containing protein has translation MGIRKRAVRGCAALASSLVVALPAVVNVVPAQAQQTNGVVISEIANGGPGGYHDNFIEISNWGDEPVDVTGWQLFRCTGSGSVASGPQNELDGTIEAGETWLFARKHDQSTLADADVKARYGTSLANESYGALLRDKNGDTVDAVAIQFPGTAKQDCGEGTVLANTTDSAAGESFQRIKDTNDNAADFIRAPRTPGNSNATEPSPAPRRGDVLISEVAHTGPDGEGLIEIANYGEQDVDIADLRIDVVNQFGRRFAGYTWASQMPADKLAPGEALVVPRDENGRNFTDGAAGVVLYDATGAVWDRVAWADNQDSAAADGNPLPYASLDAKAGVSYQRTSNTGDNATDFAAAERTPNAIAVRDEVEEREPEYTHEEPHTTGGPNVLVSEMTNTGPGGNGDIFFELQNYGDQPQDMTGWTVYRCIGTGVRASVPQLSAEQLNGVVLEPGQRLTAGRSGQAGADIRAAQDQTFGISFATQYGLLVFDQDGKIVDRVGSAREDVESFCANGAPLPGVLNGLIGESWQRVDITGDDRRDFVVAERTPGRRNAEAPVHRRVDSPVKITELTNGGPGGTGDNFLELTNTGDTPVDVTGWQVYRCSGTGRVYKDMLQLTLPDGEMAPGEVFTAARSGKDSTVQNPDATYDTSFNADAGFGVMVVDGDLNIVDSVGVFDRVDSPCTTGSPLANTLDFGSGESYQRVSTTGDNAKDFVRATRTPGEYTTDVQPIEPQKPKLGDVVINEIAAGGPNGQQAQYVEIINRGHKEADLSGMRVDYCDAKGRRMLDPAAIVPEGMKLAPGGVLTVARPEAGVDGALSTDATFEQEGYGATLTDGTGTLLDAVGVYYDDVGAVTNAPEGPCSTAGVPLDRRMRFTSIEEAQKHGYAWHRVQATGNNWADFFTAPATPGSADGPEYRDVTVPVEGSLDPVEVERAKRTPVSSLSESSSTMTVSGTGDADVTAYGAKAAKIDWAKSAGFIGASSTAALDSRVGENEKRAADVTKMDEAARDAGRAFPYQRFELAVEQPEGDSVSIAWTGKSRDRHEVQMYFYNHTTNAWDRVDTGAGENGSEITLVGTGAVSDYYRDGKVDVLVQDGKRVADPFSDSDDETNQQFKTPGEYDLTIAHVTDSQYLTEQNPTSYTQMIAWLAANKDARDIIASVHTGDVIQNWLRGNQEPDRAVLEFERASKIMKIFEDAGMPYGILPGNHDNVWGASNEMFNKYFPAERYESDPWFGGHGPDGMASNYFTVERDGAKFLMLQMGFDSSEEEIQWAEQVIKDHPGHNVVFSTHEYLRPEEDERSNPGNGRWTAQGDLLFERLVKPYSNVVLVFSGHLHGVRQRVTEREDGTHVIETVADYQSYEEDGARDALYTRLYQFDLDSGLVAANAYSPRLQSFEPWKNDPRDLGYTPESDEFVYEADLQYDKQVSTSGIAAFSAPTELGSASVADGTEATFEWDSLEPGAEYLWYARSQRPDKDGAAADPRYSAFRTFTFEEPATSTPETVTTTTTVVTPTTVTVPTTITAPSTTVVPTTVVTPTTVTVPTTVERNTTATAVSTAPGTTVTREVPTTVVLPGATSTVEKPGERVTETVKELSTVVEPTTVATPTTVVSTATTVSTAPGTTVTREVPTTVVTPTTVVLPGATSTVEKADERVTETVTTEPRATADQPRPNEGSSLTVGSSATITPLGVLLTLLGALGIVGLIATLLDFIGVDLKQYVDDYIDMIRR, from the coding sequence ATGGGAATTAGGAAGCGCGCGGTGCGTGGCTGCGCGGCTTTGGCGTCAAGCCTTGTCGTTGCACTACCGGCCGTGGTGAATGTTGTGCCTGCACAGGCGCAGCAGACCAACGGGGTTGTGATCAGTGAAATCGCTAACGGTGGTCCGGGCGGCTACCACGACAACTTCATCGAGATCTCCAACTGGGGTGACGAGCCGGTGGACGTGACCGGGTGGCAGCTCTTCCGTTGCACCGGTAGCGGATCCGTGGCGTCCGGCCCGCAAAACGAGCTCGACGGCACGATCGAGGCCGGTGAGACGTGGCTGTTCGCGCGAAAGCACGATCAATCCACGCTTGCGGATGCTGACGTGAAGGCCCGCTACGGCACGTCGCTGGCTAACGAGTCCTACGGTGCGCTGTTGCGCGACAAGAACGGGGATACCGTCGACGCCGTCGCCATCCAGTTCCCGGGAACTGCGAAGCAGGACTGCGGTGAAGGCACCGTGCTCGCCAACACCACGGACTCCGCGGCTGGCGAGAGCTTCCAGCGCATCAAGGACACCAACGACAACGCTGCCGATTTCATCCGGGCACCACGCACTCCGGGCAACTCGAATGCCACTGAACCCTCCCCTGCGCCGCGCCGCGGTGACGTGCTCATCTCCGAGGTAGCGCATACCGGCCCAGACGGTGAGGGCCTGATCGAGATCGCCAACTACGGCGAGCAAGATGTGGACATCGCAGATCTGCGCATTGACGTGGTCAACCAGTTCGGGCGGCGTTTCGCAGGCTACACGTGGGCTAGCCAGATGCCGGCGGACAAGCTCGCGCCGGGCGAAGCGCTTGTTGTGCCGCGCGACGAGAACGGCCGCAACTTCACCGATGGCGCTGCGGGCGTTGTGCTTTACGACGCCACCGGAGCCGTCTGGGACCGTGTCGCCTGGGCCGACAACCAGGATTCCGCGGCCGCCGACGGCAACCCGCTGCCCTACGCCAGCCTGGACGCCAAGGCTGGCGTGTCGTACCAGCGCACCTCGAACACCGGCGACAACGCGACGGACTTTGCCGCTGCGGAGCGCACGCCGAACGCGATCGCGGTCCGCGATGAGGTCGAGGAGCGGGAGCCGGAGTACACGCACGAGGAACCGCACACCACGGGTGGACCGAACGTGCTCGTCTCCGAGATGACGAATACCGGCCCGGGCGGCAACGGAGACATCTTCTTCGAGCTGCAAAACTACGGCGATCAGCCGCAGGATATGACGGGGTGGACTGTGTATCGCTGCATCGGCACCGGCGTGCGCGCTTCTGTCCCGCAGCTGTCTGCTGAGCAGCTCAATGGTGTCGTGTTGGAGCCGGGGCAGCGTCTCACCGCAGGCCGTTCCGGTCAGGCTGGCGCCGACATCCGGGCAGCGCAGGATCAGACCTTCGGCATTTCCTTCGCCACCCAGTACGGCCTCCTGGTGTTCGACCAGGACGGCAAGATTGTGGACCGCGTCGGGTCGGCACGCGAGGATGTGGAGAGCTTCTGCGCGAACGGCGCTCCCCTGCCTGGCGTACTCAACGGTCTGATCGGGGAGTCATGGCAGCGCGTGGACATCACCGGCGATGATCGGCGCGATTTTGTTGTTGCGGAGCGGACCCCGGGTCGTCGTAACGCTGAGGCTCCGGTGCACCGCCGGGTCGATTCCCCGGTGAAGATCACGGAGCTCACCAACGGTGGCCCGGGCGGCACGGGCGACAATTTCCTCGAGCTGACCAACACCGGCGATACGCCTGTCGACGTCACCGGGTGGCAGGTGTACCGCTGCTCCGGCACCGGCCGCGTGTACAAGGACATGCTGCAGTTGACGCTGCCGGACGGCGAGATGGCGCCCGGTGAGGTGTTCACCGCAGCGCGCTCCGGGAAGGACTCCACGGTTCAGAACCCGGACGCGACCTACGACACCTCCTTCAACGCCGACGCCGGGTTCGGCGTGATGGTGGTCGACGGCGACCTGAACATCGTCGATTCTGTCGGCGTGTTCGACCGTGTTGATTCGCCGTGCACCACCGGTAGCCCGCTGGCGAACACGCTCGATTTCGGCTCTGGCGAGTCCTACCAGCGCGTATCGACGACCGGCGACAACGCCAAAGACTTCGTCCGCGCAACGCGCACTCCGGGCGAGTACACCACCGACGTGCAGCCGATTGAACCGCAGAAGCCGAAGCTCGGCGACGTGGTGATCAACGAGATCGCCGCCGGCGGCCCGAACGGGCAGCAGGCTCAGTATGTGGAGATCATCAACCGTGGCCACAAGGAGGCGGACCTGTCTGGCATGCGCGTGGATTACTGCGACGCCAAGGGCCGCCGCATGCTCGATCCTGCCGCGATCGTGCCGGAAGGCATGAAGTTGGCGCCGGGCGGCGTACTCACCGTCGCACGTCCGGAGGCCGGGGTCGATGGTGCGCTGAGCACCGACGCCACCTTCGAGCAGGAGGGCTACGGCGCAACGCTTACCGACGGCACCGGCACCCTCCTCGACGCTGTGGGCGTGTACTACGACGACGTCGGAGCCGTTACCAACGCGCCGGAAGGCCCGTGCTCTACTGCCGGTGTTCCGCTGGACCGGCGCATGCGGTTTACCTCCATCGAGGAGGCACAGAAGCACGGCTACGCCTGGCACCGTGTGCAGGCGACCGGCAACAACTGGGCGGACTTCTTCACCGCGCCTGCGACCCCGGGCTCAGCAGATGGTCCGGAGTACCGCGATGTGACGGTGCCGGTAGAGGGGTCGTTGGATCCGGTGGAGGTGGAGCGTGCGAAGCGGACGCCGGTGTCGTCGCTAAGCGAGAGCTCCTCGACCATGACCGTGTCCGGTACCGGCGATGCGGACGTGACCGCGTACGGCGCGAAGGCAGCGAAGATCGATTGGGCGAAATCGGCCGGGTTCATCGGCGCGTCGTCGACTGCGGCACTCGATTCCCGCGTGGGCGAGAACGAGAAACGCGCTGCCGACGTGACGAAGATGGACGAAGCCGCGCGTGACGCTGGCCGCGCTTTCCCCTACCAACGCTTCGAACTGGCCGTCGAGCAGCCGGAAGGCGATTCGGTGTCCATCGCGTGGACTGGCAAGTCCCGCGACCGCCACGAGGTACAGATGTATTTCTACAACCACACCACGAACGCGTGGGACCGCGTGGACACGGGCGCCGGCGAAAACGGCAGCGAGATCACGCTTGTCGGCACTGGTGCTGTGAGCGACTACTACCGCGACGGCAAGGTTGACGTGCTGGTCCAAGACGGCAAGCGCGTGGCAGATCCGTTCTCGGACTCCGACGATGAGACGAACCAGCAGTTCAAGACCCCGGGCGAGTACGATCTGACCATCGCTCACGTGACGGACTCGCAGTATCTGACCGAGCAGAACCCGACCTCGTACACCCAGATGATCGCGTGGCTGGCAGCCAACAAGGACGCGCGCGACATCATCGCTTCCGTGCACACCGGCGACGTGATTCAGAACTGGCTGCGCGGCAACCAGGAGCCGGATCGTGCGGTGCTCGAGTTCGAACGCGCATCTAAGATTATGAAGATCTTCGAAGACGCCGGAATGCCGTACGGCATCTTGCCGGGCAACCACGACAACGTGTGGGGCGCGTCGAACGAGATGTTTAACAAGTACTTCCCCGCCGAGCGCTACGAGTCCGACCCCTGGTTCGGCGGCCACGGCCCGGACGGCATGGCGTCGAACTACTTCACCGTCGAGCGTGACGGCGCGAAGTTCCTCATGCTGCAGATGGGCTTCGACTCCTCCGAGGAAGAGATTCAGTGGGCGGAGCAAGTGATCAAGGACCACCCGGGCCACAACGTGGTGTTCAGCACCCACGAGTACCTGCGCCCGGAAGAGGACGAACGATCCAACCCGGGCAACGGCCGTTGGACTGCGCAGGGCGACCTGCTCTTCGAGCGCCTGGTCAAGCCCTACTCCAACGTGGTGCTCGTCTTTTCCGGCCACCTGCACGGCGTGCGCCAGCGTGTGACCGAGCGTGAGGACGGCACCCACGTCATTGAGACGGTGGCCGACTACCAGTCCTACGAGGAAGATGGCGCACGCGACGCGCTGTACACCCGCCTCTACCAGTTCGACCTCGACTCGGGCCTGGTCGCAGCGAACGCCTACTCGCCGCGCCTGCAGTCCTTCGAACCGTGGAAGAACGACCCGCGCGACCTCGGCTACACGCCGGAGTCCGACGAGTTCGTCTACGAGGCGGACCTGCAGTACGACAAGCAGGTGTCCACCTCTGGTATTGCGGCGTTCAGCGCGCCGACGGAGCTCGGTTCCGCATCCGTTGCTGACGGCACGGAGGCTACCTTCGAATGGGACAGCCTGGAGCCGGGCGCGGAGTACCTCTGGTACGCCCGCTCGCAGCGACCGGACAAGGACGGTGCCGCGGCCGACCCGCGCTACAGCGCGTTCCGTACCTTCACGTTTGAGGAGCCGGCAACTTCGACACCGGAGACTGTGACTACCACTACGACCGTGGTCACACCCACCACCGTCACCGTGCCGACGACAATCACCGCCCCGAGCACGACCGTCGTCCCCACCACTGTTGTCACCCCGACGACGGTGACCGTGCCGACGACCGTGGAACGCAACACCACCGCGACTGCGGTGTCCACCGCGCCGGGCACCACGGTCACCCGTGAGGTTCCGACCACGGTTGTCCTGCCGGGTGCGACGTCGACCGTGGAGAAGCCGGGCGAGCGCGTCACGGAAACGGTCAAGGAGCTCTCCACCGTTGTCGAGCCGACCACTGTGGCCACGCCGACTACCGTCGTCTCCACCGCGACCACGGTGTCCACCGCGCCGGGCACCACGGTCACCCGTGAAGTACCGACGACGGTTGTCACCCCCACGACGGTTGTCCTGCCGGGTGCGACGTCGACCGTGGAGAAGGCGGACGAGCGCGTCACGGAGACAGTGACCACTGAACCGCGTGCTACTGCAGATCAGCCGCGTCCGAACGAGGGCAGCTCTCTGACCGTTGGCTCCAGTGCGACGATCACCCCGCTGGGCGTACTGCTGACGCTGCTGGGTGCGCTCGGAATCGTTGGTCTCATCGCGACATTGCTGGACTTCATTGGGGTCGACCTGAAGCAATACGTTGACGATTACATCGACATGATCCGCCGCTAG
- a CDS encoding ornithine cyclodeaminase family protein, whose protein sequence is MRYVDYDEAMATLSPAAAVQAVRDALLSGFDPATDPQRQKVAFPHGEMHLLPSALDGAVGVKVLGIQPPGSTVDVPLVQGSYLLMGGETLTPEWLIDAAALTTLRTPAVAVAGVLSLLDDPVNAVIFGTGAQGHGHARTLEDLLDVSCTFVSRTRPDGFAYPWVEAGSAAADEAVAGADLVVTATSSPSPILSAEHLRDDAIVLAVGAHTTDTRELATDVLDGAQVIVEDLEAAKREAGDVAIAVEEGALAWDDVVSMADVVRGNVSLNTSRRIVFKTVGMPWEDLAVARALAAAAS, encoded by the coding sequence ATGCGCTACGTGGACTACGACGAAGCAATGGCTACCCTCTCCCCCGCCGCCGCGGTGCAGGCCGTGCGCGACGCGCTGCTCAGCGGTTTTGACCCCGCTACTGACCCGCAGCGCCAGAAGGTCGCCTTCCCCCACGGCGAGATGCACCTGCTCCCGTCGGCGCTCGACGGCGCAGTCGGCGTGAAGGTGCTCGGCATCCAGCCGCCGGGCTCGACCGTGGACGTCCCGCTGGTCCAGGGCTCGTACCTGCTCATGGGCGGCGAAACACTCACGCCGGAGTGGCTTATCGACGCCGCCGCGCTCACCACCCTCCGCACCCCCGCCGTCGCCGTCGCCGGGGTGCTTTCGCTTCTCGACGACCCCGTAAACGCCGTCATCTTCGGCACCGGCGCCCAGGGCCACGGACACGCCAGAACGCTCGAAGATCTCCTTGACGTCTCGTGCACGTTCGTCTCCCGGACCCGACCGGACGGTTTTGCGTATCCCTGGGTTGAGGCTGGGTCAGCCGCGGCCGACGAGGCAGTGGCCGGTGCTGATCTGGTGGTCACCGCGACCTCGTCGCCTTCCCCGATCCTGAGCGCTGAGCATCTTCGCGACGACGCCATCGTGCTTGCCGTCGGCGCCCACACCACCGATACGCGCGAACTGGCCACTGACGTTTTGGACGGAGCGCAGGTGATTGTCGAGGATCTCGAGGCCGCCAAGCGCGAGGCCGGCGATGTCGCCATCGCTGTTGAGGAGGGTGCGCTTGCGTGGGACGACGTCGTGTCCATGGCCGACGTGGTCCGCGGCAATGTTTCGTTGAACACCAGCCGACGCATCGTGTTTAAGACGGTCGGCATGCCGTGGGAGGACTTGGCGGTGGCGCGGGCGTTGGCTGCGGCGGCGTCGTGA
- a CDS encoding type II toxin-antitoxin system HicB family antitoxin — MATQAEKYTYQTFWSKEDGEFVSTVAEFPSLSWMDDDAGRSQEGLRNLVAEVLSDLEANGEVVPQPFGERTFSGRFNVRVSSSLHRKLAVDAAREGVSLNAWVVQKLASA; from the coding sequence ATGGCAACGCAAGCGGAAAAATACACGTACCAAACATTTTGGTCCAAGGAAGACGGGGAGTTCGTCTCTACGGTCGCCGAGTTCCCTTCTCTGAGCTGGATGGATGACGACGCAGGCCGCTCTCAGGAGGGACTTCGCAATCTGGTAGCCGAGGTCCTGTCAGACTTAGAGGCCAACGGGGAAGTAGTTCCACAACCTTTCGGTGAGCGCACATTCTCCGGTCGGTTCAACGTCAGAGTCAGTAGTTCTTTGCATCGCAAGTTGGCTGTGGACGCGGCGCGAGAAGGCGTCTCCTTAAATGCTTGGGTTGTGCAAAAGCTCGCTAGCGCCTAA
- a CDS encoding toxin HicA, with the protein MDRSTKNIRFVELRKVCDHYFERRPSSGGDHETYRTPWPGDPRVNIQNRGGQAKPYQVKQVLAAVKKLEGCE; encoded by the coding sequence ATGGATCGTTCCACGAAAAATATCCGATTCGTGGAGCTGCGAAAGGTATGCGACCACTATTTTGAACGGAGGCCAAGTAGTGGAGGTGACCACGAAACGTATAGAACTCCGTGGCCCGGCGATCCACGTGTGAATATTCAAAATCGTGGCGGACAAGCAAAGCCTTATCAGGTGAAACAGGTGCTTGCAGCAGTAAAGAAGCTGGAAGGGTGCGAATAA
- a CDS encoding DUF5129 domain-containing protein, whose amino-acid sequence MTSMSEIAAVVGIAALVGLGGAAAGYNSVDIPDVNQVAVQTHGAPTAVIDDPQQVLSPDDRARLERDTARIDAPAVVTDLHYMVFKTNHENIMDDVEELLRTEHPDLIDQSKGENGRPRDGVLIVGVGLDPRQAFIYGGDDVTEELLLNDESHREALLDAMKPGVKEGNIPSGLFRTANQAMDADALAQYRVDAAHSERTGAMVALGLGGTGATAGIGGIGVAVRGSRRKAIAQAREDYDLVTGEYTRLASRLDEVDVRANSLSSAFADETLRRQWAEVRDRFLGMNEVVHGAGGLGSINMDDDKDVYKHRKQLASAAESVQHTSTAEDNIDRLFGVEHGDAATRRADLATIREDVLRARSDVKDEGLRRELDTLMQRVEALDADPTSPTYLDDFTRMLGDYRVILDEVKKKQFSDVKEREKLEAPAVYESGFWYGGYVPYVHMHTWHESNVQAEQAAQASSSSNVSSSGFSAGGGSSSF is encoded by the coding sequence ATGACGAGTATGAGCGAGATCGCAGCAGTCGTTGGCATCGCGGCCCTAGTCGGCCTCGGCGGGGCGGCCGCCGGGTACAACTCCGTCGACATTCCGGACGTAAACCAGGTCGCGGTGCAGACGCACGGCGCGCCGACTGCGGTGATCGACGACCCGCAGCAGGTCCTCTCCCCCGACGACCGCGCCCGTCTCGAGCGCGACACCGCGCGTATCGACGCCCCCGCGGTGGTCACAGACCTCCACTACATGGTGTTCAAGACGAACCACGAGAACATCATGGACGACGTCGAGGAGCTCCTGCGCACCGAGCACCCGGATTTGATCGATCAGTCCAAGGGCGAGAACGGCCGCCCGCGCGACGGCGTGCTCATCGTGGGCGTCGGGCTGGATCCGCGCCAGGCGTTCATTTACGGCGGCGACGACGTCACCGAGGAGCTCTTGCTTAACGACGAATCCCACCGCGAAGCCCTCCTCGACGCCATGAAACCCGGCGTGAAGGAAGGCAATATCCCCTCCGGCCTCTTCCGCACCGCGAACCAGGCCATGGACGCGGATGCGCTCGCGCAGTACAGGGTGGATGCGGCGCATTCGGAGCGGACCGGCGCAATGGTTGCTCTCGGGCTGGGTGGGACCGGTGCGACGGCGGGAATTGGTGGGATTGGGGTTGCGGTGCGGGGGAGTCGTCGTAAAGCAATCGCGCAAGCGCGTGAGGACTACGACCTGGTCACGGGCGAGTACACGCGGCTCGCGTCGCGTCTCGACGAGGTGGACGTGCGCGCGAACTCGCTGTCCTCCGCGTTTGCCGACGAGACACTACGCCGCCAGTGGGCCGAGGTGCGCGACCGCTTCCTCGGCATGAACGAGGTAGTGCACGGCGCGGGCGGGCTCGGCTCGATCAACATGGACGACGACAAGGACGTGTACAAGCACCGCAAACAGTTGGCGAGCGCCGCCGAGTCGGTCCAACACACCTCCACCGCAGAGGACAACATCGACCGACTGTTCGGTGTGGAACACGGCGACGCCGCGACGCGCCGGGCTGACTTAGCGACGATCCGCGAAGACGTCCTCCGCGCACGCAGCGATGTAAAGGACGAAGGGTTGCGGCGCGAACTGGATACGCTGATGCAGCGCGTGGAGGCGCTCGACGCGGACCCGACCTCCCCCACCTACCTCGACGATTTCACGCGGATGCTCGGCGATTACCGCGTGATTCTCGACGAGGTGAAGAAGAAGCAGTTCAGCGACGTCAAGGAGCGCGAGAAGCTCGAGGCGCCGGCGGTCTACGAGAGTGGGTTCTGGTACGGCGGGTACGTCCCTTACGTGCACATGCACACCTGGCACGAGTCGAATGTGCAGGCGGAGCAGGCGGCGCAGGCGTCGTCGTCAAGCAATGTGTCCTCGTCGGGCTTCAGCGCGGGCGGCGGGAGCTCGAGTTTCTAA
- a CDS encoding dicarboxylate/amino acid:cation symporter: MKNKLTSSLLFWVVVAIILGFLCSRFFPDWLGRVFVTFNGLFSNFLGFFVPVLIFALIAPAIAGLGKGAGKWLGFTAGIAYGSTVLSGLLAWGTGSVLYPKLLEGKDLITNVADPDEGGLAPYFSVEMPPPLEIMSALLLAFVVGLAMTAVKSDNLYNVLDELNHVVLKVVVTFVIPLLPLYIFGTFLGLGMNENFGDTMAAMGVVLLLSVIMTFVVIVLQYLVAGAVAGVNPFRALKNMLPAYFTALGTSSSAATIPVTYESTLKNKVDEDVAGFVVPLCATIHLSGSMMKIMLYALSIVYMASLDITGGQIVGFILLLGIMMIAAPGVPGGAIMAAVGLLQSNLGFDESMLSLMIASYIVVDSFGTAANVTGDGAIALIVNKFASGKIEKHSLDDDTVTEDSTAVR, translated from the coding sequence ATGAAAAACAAACTCACCAGCTCGCTGCTCTTTTGGGTAGTCGTAGCTATCATCCTCGGTTTCTTGTGTAGCCGGTTCTTCCCCGACTGGCTGGGCCGCGTGTTTGTCACATTCAACGGGCTGTTTTCCAACTTCCTCGGCTTCTTCGTGCCGGTGCTCATCTTCGCACTGATCGCCCCTGCGATTGCAGGGCTGGGCAAGGGTGCGGGTAAGTGGCTCGGCTTCACCGCGGGCATCGCCTACGGCTCGACGGTGCTGTCCGGCCTGCTCGCCTGGGGCACCGGCTCGGTGCTGTACCCCAAGCTGCTGGAGGGTAAGGACCTGATTACCAACGTCGCCGATCCCGACGAGGGCGGCCTGGCCCCTTACTTCAGCGTGGAGATGCCGCCGCCGCTGGAGATCATGTCGGCGCTGCTGCTCGCCTTCGTAGTCGGCCTAGCAATGACCGCAGTGAAGTCCGACAACCTGTACAACGTGCTCGACGAGCTGAACCACGTGGTGCTCAAGGTCGTGGTCACGTTTGTCATCCCACTGCTGCCGCTGTACATCTTCGGCACCTTCCTGGGCCTGGGCATGAACGAGAACTTCGGCGACACCATGGCCGCCATGGGCGTCGTACTGTTGCTGTCCGTCATCATGACCTTCGTTGTCATCGTGCTGCAGTACCTCGTCGCCGGTGCCGTCGCGGGTGTGAACCCGTTCCGCGCGCTGAAGAACATGCTGCCGGCGTACTTCACCGCACTGGGCACCTCGTCGTCCGCGGCCACCATCCCGGTCACCTACGAGTCCACGCTGAAGAACAAGGTCGATGAGGACGTCGCTGGTTTCGTCGTACCCCTCTGCGCAACCATCCACCTGTCCGGCTCGATGATGAAGATCATGCTCTACGCCTTGTCGATCGTGTACATGGCGAGCCTGGACATCACCGGCGGCCAGATCGTCGGCTTCATCCTCTTGCTCGGCATCATGATGATCGCCGCGCCGGGCGTCCCCGGCGGCGCCATTATGGCGGCCGTGGGGTTGTTGCAGTCCAACCTTGGTTTCGATGAGTCGATGCTGTCGCTCATGATCGCGTCCTACATCGTCGTCGACTCCTTCGGCACCGCGGCCAACGTCACCGGCGACGGCGCGATTGCGCTGATCGTGAACAAGTTCGCGTCCGGCAAGATCGAGAAGCACTCGCTTGACGACGACACCGTCACCGAAGACTCCACCGCCGTCCGGTAA
- a CDS encoding SdpI family protein, which translates to MSPFANMSTLNVVIGIVFAVLTLALFIPGALATAGKLPGNKWVGLHVPAVRKDQGIWDQAHKVAGPFWLLAALALAFGAAFSFIASGWMWVLPVVALVAAVVAASVGGNFGARAATMVEKAREEEPEPDKPAVNIDALRRAAGQADNK; encoded by the coding sequence ATGAGCCCGTTTGCGAATATGAGCACCCTCAACGTCGTTATCGGCATCGTCTTCGCCGTGCTAACCCTCGCGCTGTTTATCCCCGGCGCGCTCGCCACGGCGGGCAAGCTTCCGGGCAACAAGTGGGTCGGATTGCACGTGCCGGCGGTGCGCAAGGACCAGGGGATTTGGGACCAGGCGCACAAGGTCGCCGGCCCGTTCTGGTTGCTCGCGGCGCTGGCGCTGGCGTTCGGCGCAGCGTTTTCCTTCATCGCGTCCGGCTGGATGTGGGTCCTGCCGGTGGTCGCACTTGTCGCCGCGGTTGTTGCGGCGTCGGTGGGCGGCAACTTCGGCGCCCGCGCCGCGACGATGGTGGAGAAGGCCCGCGAGGAGGAGCCGGAGCCAGACAAGCCCGCGGTGAACATTGATGCTTTGCGACGAGCCGCCGGACAGGCCGACAACAAATGA
- a CDS encoding winged helix-turn-helix domain-containing protein: protein MTWADAILTVLREAGEPMAYKDVATEILRRGLADPGERNVDILTHAEMTRLQNRGLVSSAPRGKYRICE from the coding sequence ATGACTTGGGCCGACGCAATACTGACCGTGCTGCGCGAGGCGGGCGAGCCGATGGCGTACAAGGACGTCGCCACGGAGATCTTGCGCCGGGGGCTTGCCGACCCGGGGGAGCGCAACGTGGACATCCTCACCCACGCGGAGATGACCCGGCTGCAAAACCGCGGCCTGGTTTCCTCGGCCCCGCGGGGGAAATACAGAATCTGCGAATAA